The Flavobacterium faecale genome has a segment encoding these proteins:
- a CDS encoding esterase-like activity of phytase family protein, producing MRKLFFLSLLPFSFIACTSVKNVNTATTTPTLKYINSIEIPFNTEFKNTVVGGLSSIDYDATKDQYYFVCDDRSTYNDARFYTASISMPSNQIEGITFKDVVTLKNEKGESYGNWEKVPNSSIDPEELRYNPKTKTVVWSSEGARVVAKDFSVIQDPAIQNANLDGSYLSSYNLPSNLEMQKIEKGPRSNGVLEGITFDKNYSTLYANVEEPLYEDGNKATTTAGGLIRIYQFDVKSKKNTAQYGYLLDPIEHEPNPKNSFAVNGVSSIQYYRKNQLLVVERSYSVGRQACTIKVYLCDLTKATNVTGETSLKNEKIKLATKKLVLNMDDLGIFTDNIEGVTFGPKLANGKQSLLFVSDNNFSDQQKSQLLLFEIE from the coding sequence ATGCGCAAATTATTTTTTCTGTCACTATTGCCTTTCAGTTTTATTGCTTGTACTAGCGTTAAAAATGTAAATACGGCTACCACTACCCCAACTTTGAAATACATTAATTCAATCGAAATTCCGTTTAACACAGAATTTAAAAATACAGTTGTTGGTGGCTTGTCGAGCATTGATTATGATGCTACAAAAGATCAATATTATTTTGTTTGTGATGACAGATCAACCTACAACGATGCTCGTTTTTACACGGCTTCGATTTCGATGCCATCAAACCAGATTGAAGGAATCACCTTTAAAGATGTCGTTACTTTAAAAAACGAAAAAGGAGAAAGTTATGGCAATTGGGAAAAGGTGCCAAACAGTTCAATTGACCCCGAAGAGTTGCGTTATAACCCAAAAACAAAAACGGTAGTTTGGAGTAGCGAAGGTGCTCGCGTAGTTGCAAAAGATTTCTCTGTGATTCAAGATCCAGCGATTCAAAATGCAAACTTGGATGGTTCCTACCTTTCTAGTTATAATTTACCTAGCAATTTGGAGATGCAAAAAATCGAAAAAGGACCTCGAAGCAATGGTGTTTTGGAAGGAATCACATTCGATAAAAATTATAGTACCCTCTACGCAAACGTTGAAGAACCCTTGTATGAGGATGGCAACAAGGCCACTACAACAGCCGGTGGTTTGATTAGAATATATCAATTTGATGTGAAATCAAAAAAGAATACGGCTCAATATGGCTACCTACTCGACCCTATCGAACATGAACCAAACCCGAAAAATAGTTTTGCTGTAAATGGCGTTTCATCTATTCAATATTATAGAAAAAACCAACTTTTGGTTGTAGAACGCTCTTATTCTGTAGGTAGACAAGCCTGTACTATAAAGGTTTATTTGTGTGACTTGACAAAAGCTACCAATGTTACGGGAGAAACTAGTTTGAAAAACGAAAAAATTAAACTGGCAACAAAAAAGTTAGTTTTGAATATGGACGATTTAGGGATTTTTACAGATAATATCGAAGGAGTCACTTTTGGTCCTAAGTTGGCAAACGGCAAACAATCACTACTTTTTGTATCAGACAACAATTTCTCTGATCAGCAAAAATCACAACTCTTATTATTTGAAATCGAGTAA
- a CDS encoding DUF4230 domain-containing protein, translated as MGPTEKTKTSVFTEIRKWFILALIALVLFFGYKYFTKKDETSTVEYDTALIEQQIKNVGKLVVTEGHFAEVLTYKDNKKYLGNLIAFEKKALVIVNADVTVGFDLSLVKYDIDSINKVVNIISIPKEEIKISTDLKYYDTESSRMNEFTGEDYNKIAKIAKVNIAKKIANSPLKKNAKNRLISELSKLLIVTKTMGWKLQYNGEEMDKETDLGLKIKG; from the coding sequence ATGGGACCTACAGAAAAAACAAAAACATCTGTCTTTACAGAAATAAGAAAATGGTTTATACTTGCGCTTATTGCTTTAGTACTGTTTTTTGGGTATAAATACTTTACCAAAAAAGACGAAACGTCTACAGTAGAATATGATACTGCTTTAATTGAACAACAAATCAAAAATGTTGGTAAGCTAGTGGTTACCGAAGGTCATTTTGCTGAGGTTTTGACGTACAAAGACAACAAGAAATATCTAGGGAATTTAATTGCTTTCGAAAAAAAAGCCTTAGTAATTGTCAATGCAGATGTTACAGTCGGTTTTGATTTGAGCTTGGTGAAATATGATATTGATTCGATTAACAAAGTGGTTAATATTATAAGTATTCCCAAAGAAGAAATCAAAATCAGTACCGACCTGAAATATTATGACACCGAGTCCAGCAGAATGAACGAATTTACAGGAGAGGATTATAATAAAATAGCCAAAATAGCCAAAGTAAACATTGCCAAAAAAATAGCCAATTCTCCGTTGAAGAAGAACGCTAAAAATCGCTTAATATCTGAATTGTCTAAGTTGCTAATTGTAACTAAGACTATGGGGTGGAAATTACAATACAACGGTGAAGAAATGGATAAGGAAACCGATTTGGGTCTAAAAATAAAAGGATAG
- a CDS encoding GSCFA domain-containing protein, whose product MDFRLQIPIKKSNIPIDYTSKIVSIGSCFAVNMAEKLDYFKFQNGCNPFGIIFNPVSISILIERAVGRRFFFESDLFFYNDLWHCFEVHSELSNPNKEAFLIELNHLVEKMHLELREATHFQITYGTSWVYRFLETDQTVANCHKVPQKEFSKEILSIKTIQNAIDTTVCLVQSINPQIKITFTVSPVRHIKDGYVENTLSKAHLISAIHEVIKNDAMCSYFPSFEIMMDELRDYRFYANDMLHPSDLAIDFIWQRFQQITISESVYPVMETVDAIQKSLKHKPFNQESESHQKFKIKLQDKIDNLASKYPQIQF is encoded by the coding sequence ATGGATTTCCGACTTCAAATTCCGATAAAAAAAAGTAATATCCCAATTGATTATACTTCAAAGATAGTTTCGATAGGCTCCTGTTTTGCTGTAAACATGGCAGAGAAATTAGACTATTTCAAATTTCAAAACGGATGTAACCCGTTCGGCATTATTTTCAATCCCGTTTCAATTTCGATTTTGATCGAAAGGGCAGTAGGTAGAAGATTTTTTTTCGAAAGTGATTTGTTTTTTTATAATGATTTATGGCATTGTTTTGAAGTCCATTCCGAACTTTCGAACCCAAATAAAGAAGCTTTTTTGATAGAACTTAATCATTTGGTCGAAAAGATGCATCTCGAACTAAGGGAAGCCACTCATTTTCAAATAACCTACGGAACTTCATGGGTATATCGTTTTCTCGAAACTGATCAAACCGTTGCCAATTGTCATAAAGTACCTCAAAAGGAGTTTTCGAAAGAAATACTTTCGATAAAAACCATTCAAAATGCGATTGATACTACTGTTTGTTTGGTGCAATCGATCAACCCGCAAATCAAAATTACGTTTACGGTTTCGCCAGTGCGCCACATCAAGGACGGTTATGTAGAGAATACGTTAAGTAAAGCTCACTTAATAAGTGCTATCCATGAGGTTATAAAAAATGATGCTATGTGCAGTTATTTTCCGTCCTTTGAAATCATGATGGACGAGTTGCGCGATTATCGTTTTTATGCTAATGATATGCTTCATCCGAGCGATTTGGCAATCGATTTTATTTGGCAACGTTTTCAACAAATCACCATTTCGGAGTCAGTATATCCTGTGATGGAGACCGTTGATGCCATTCAGAAAAGTCTGAAACACAAACCGTTTAATCAAGAATCTGAAAGTCACCAAAAGTTTAAGATAAAATTACAAGATAAAATCGATAATTTAGCCTCAAAATATCCTCAAATACAATTTTAA
- a CDS encoding PepSY-like domain-containing protein, which produces MKNLTLLFTLLTINLVIGQVQKQHVVEVPIEVSNAFEQAYPHKNVVWSSDFEGHNNQQLTYIAKFKVENREVAVHYDQAGHFELIEEALSLSGLKAAITKYIAKNYGTFKSTEAVKIIDSQNKTTYEVGITDNTYFFDLQFDDTGYFLQLIDKN; this is translated from the coding sequence ATGAAAAATCTAACACTACTTTTTACTTTATTGACCATTAATTTGGTAATAGGTCAGGTTCAAAAGCAGCATGTGGTAGAAGTACCTATTGAGGTATCAAATGCTTTTGAACAAGCATACCCTCATAAAAATGTAGTTTGGAGTTCTGACTTTGAAGGACATAACAACCAACAACTAACTTATATTGCAAAATTTAAAGTCGAAAACCGTGAAGTAGCAGTACATTATGACCAAGCAGGTCATTTTGAATTAATTGAAGAAGCACTTTCCTTAAGTGGTTTAAAAGCGGCCATCACAAAATATATTGCTAAAAATTATGGGACCTTTAAAAGTACTGAAGCGGTAAAAATAATCGACAGTCAAAATAAGACTACCTATGAAGTTGGAATAACAGACAACACCTATTTCTTTGATTTACAATTTGACGATACAGGTTATTTTTTGCAATTGATTGACAAAAACTAA
- a CDS encoding response regulator transcription factor encodes MNILLVEDTRELAVEINEYLTQNGYLCKAVSTCKDAIEESAVNDYDAILLDLGLPDGSGFDVLTSIRKAKLKMAVIVITARGELDDKIKGLDLGADDYLTKPFALAELGARLYAVIRRMHGFVANELEIHGFKIQLQDYKVNYNDNQIALTKKEFDIFQYLSLNKNRVVTRMQLTEHVWGDILEINSDSNFIDVHVRNLRKKLDKHADLKWFETVRNVGYRINV; translated from the coding sequence ATGAATATCCTTTTAGTAGAAGACACTCGAGAATTAGCCGTAGAAATCAATGAATATTTAACCCAAAATGGCTATTTGTGTAAAGCGGTGTCTACCTGCAAGGATGCTATTGAAGAGTCAGCCGTAAATGATTATGATGCTATACTTCTTGACTTGGGGCTTCCGGATGGTAGCGGCTTTGACGTACTTACTTCCATTCGAAAAGCAAAATTAAAAATGGCAGTCATAGTTATCACTGCCCGTGGTGAACTAGATGACAAAATAAAAGGTTTGGATCTTGGTGCTGATGACTACCTTACAAAACCTTTTGCTTTGGCAGAACTAGGTGCTCGCCTATACGCAGTGATCCGACGCATGCACGGTTTTGTAGCCAATGAACTAGAGATACACGGTTTTAAAATTCAGTTACAAGATTACAAAGTAAATTATAATGATAATCAAATAGCCTTGACAAAAAAAGAATTTGATATTTTTCAGTACCTTTCACTTAATAAAAATAGAGTGGTAACTCGTATGCAATTGACAGAACATGTTTGGGGAGATATATTGGAAATAAATTCAGATTCCAACTTTATTGATGTTCATGTTCGAAATTTACGCAAAAAACTAGATAAGCATGCTGATTTAAAATGGTTTGAAACCGTAAGAAATGTAGGATATCGAATTAATGTTTAA
- a CDS encoding sensor histidine kinase, with amino-acid sequence MKLKNKIALGSMFLRLLFLLVFWFTIPAIVKHVIYKNIEKTSLEKRDLFKKDINSKNVDNIDIQDFIERKDSDEIFANFTTLHSEFLQFYQSKSTTSTPDNFVDEDRILDHKTFTFRVLYHDFTYNKAHYILEIGKNIEEIDELITSLHYFLLLFMVVTLVLNHFAQTIFVNYLLKPFQKLIDTKISKENQPETFDFTTTNSSTTDFIALDEGLNSMMHRIQGQFKNEKQFIANVSHELLTPISILKNRFENLLNNPSLNDEAMDKVALSLKNLNNLKRIINNLLLLSRIENNQYSTFERLQLKSQIADITTDLEDQIEIKQITIINNLTHDYQFKGNKALIHILFYNIIINALKFTTPQDIIRLYDNMNDGIYSISIQDSGIGMTTEQTKNIFDRFIKINIDQEGQGLGLAIAASIANLHNIEIQVQSILHEGSTFTFLFRK; translated from the coding sequence ATGAAATTAAAAAACAAAATCGCATTAGGTAGTATGTTTCTCCGACTGTTGTTTTTGTTAGTTTTCTGGTTTACTATTCCTGCTATCGTCAAACATGTAATTTACAAGAATATCGAGAAGACCAGTCTTGAAAAACGTGATTTGTTCAAAAAAGACATTAACAGTAAAAATGTTGACAACATAGACATCCAAGATTTCATAGAACGAAAGGATTCTGATGAAATATTCGCCAATTTCACTACACTGCACAGCGAGTTTCTACAATTTTATCAATCAAAATCCACTACTTCAACTCCAGACAATTTTGTAGATGAAGATCGTATTCTAGACCACAAAACTTTTACTTTCAGGGTACTATACCACGATTTCACTTATAATAAAGCACATTACATACTTGAAATAGGTAAAAACATTGAAGAAATAGATGAGCTCATCACTAGCTTGCACTATTTCTTATTATTATTTATGGTAGTCACGCTAGTTTTGAATCATTTTGCTCAAACTATTTTTGTAAATTATCTTTTAAAACCTTTTCAAAAATTAATAGATACAAAAATCAGTAAAGAAAACCAACCTGAAACCTTTGACTTTACAACCACAAATTCAAGCACCACCGATTTTATTGCACTAGACGAAGGACTAAACAGTATGATGCATCGGATTCAAGGTCAATTTAAAAATGAGAAACAATTTATTGCCAATGTTTCACACGAACTACTAACCCCTATTTCTATCCTTAAAAATAGATTTGAAAATTTACTCAACAACCCATCATTAAATGATGAAGCCATGGACAAAGTGGCTCTTTCTTTAAAAAATTTAAACAACTTAAAAAGAATTATCAACAACTTACTACTGCTTTCACGTATTGAAAATAATCAATATTCTACTTTTGAAAGGCTACAACTCAAATCACAGATTGCCGATATCACCACGGACTTAGAGGATCAAATTGAAATAAAACAAATCACCATTATCAATAATTTGACACATGATTATCAATTTAAAGGCAATAAAGCCTTGATCCATATTCTCTTTTACAACATTATTATTAATGCTTTGAAATTCACTACTCCCCAAGACATTATTCGGTTGTACGACAATATGAATGATGGTATCTATTCCATTTCAATTCAAGACTCTGGTATCGGAATGACTACCGAACAAACAAAAAATATTTTTGATCGTTTCATCAAGATCAATATCGATCAAGAAGGTCAAGGACTTGGTTTGGCAATTGCAGCCAGTATCGCAAATTTACACAACATCGAAATCCAGGTCCAATCTATACTTCATGAAGGCAGCACTTTTACTTTTCTTTTTCGAAAATAA